The Rhodoferax sediminis genome has a segment encoding these proteins:
- a CDS encoding carbohydrate ABC transporter permease, with amino-acid sequence MKRLTFKAVATEAKLLLIGIPLFLWTIIPVYHMVLFAISPRDTATSGHLWPTHPTLHNFEVVLTEQHFYLNHFWLQFWNSLFIAVTVGLLTLVVSTAAAFAISRLKVRGGRTVMNLALFTYFIPAAFLAVPMYKTMGNYGLLNSQWSLILAMVTIAAPYCIWVLKQASDKLPFELDEAAKMDGASALQLFRLVYLPLMVPSLVAVGTYALLLAWNEYLFAFLLLSNDRTITLAVALGSFLSADDSPWELLMATGLIYALPPVAIYYTFKRYMVSGLTAGAVKS; translated from the coding sequence ATGAAGCGACTGACATTCAAGGCAGTCGCGACCGAGGCCAAGCTGCTGCTGATTGGCATCCCCTTGTTCCTGTGGACGATTATTCCGGTCTATCACATGGTCCTGTTCGCCATTTCTCCGCGCGACACGGCGACCTCGGGACATCTTTGGCCCACGCATCCGACCCTGCACAACTTCGAGGTCGTGCTGACGGAGCAGCATTTCTACCTGAATCACTTCTGGCTGCAGTTCTGGAATTCATTGTTCATTGCGGTCACCGTGGGCCTGCTGACCCTGGTTGTGTCGACCGCAGCGGCTTTTGCCATCAGCCGCCTGAAGGTGCGAGGCGGGCGAACGGTCATGAATCTGGCCCTGTTCACGTACTTCATCCCGGCCGCCTTCCTGGCAGTTCCGATGTACAAAACCATGGGCAACTATGGTTTGTTGAACAGCCAGTGGTCCCTGATTCTGGCCATGGTGACGATTGCGGCGCCGTATTGCATCTGGGTACTCAAGCAGGCTTCTGACAAGTTGCCTTTTGAGCTGGACGAGGCCGCCAAAATGGACGGCGCGTCGGCGCTGCAACTATTCCGGCTCGTGTACCTGCCGCTGATGGTGCCGTCGCTGGTGGCGGTCGGCACCTATGCGCTGCTGCTGGCGTGGAACGAGTACCTGTTTGCGTTTTTGCTGTTGTCCAACGATCGCACCATCACGCTGGCGGTGGCGCTGGGCAGTTTTCTGTCGGCCGACGACTCGCCCTGGGAGTTGCTCATGGCCACGGGGCTGATTTACGCACTGCCACCGGTGGCGATTTACTACACCTTCAAGCGCTACATGGTGTCGGGCCTCACGGCCGGCGCCGTGAAGAGCTGA
- a CDS encoding FadR/GntR family transcriptional regulator, with translation MMKNVHGNTVDFLGEAIVAGRYAVGSSIPPEPLLCEELGVSRTVVRESVKSLAAKGLIHTGPKVGTRVLPSDDWNWFDSDVIAWQSRVGLSREFIRDLQDLRRVVEPAAVRLAAERATDEDIAGIEDAYAGMKRAVLQGGDYVTFDLRFHQGLLRASHNRLLVQMSKALGALLRTSFEISTSKKNGPRRSLPLHRAVLDAVIARNPPGAEQAILVLIDGAHQDIEQVLASRRRLPRLGRPALQLKAAAPV, from the coding sequence ATGATGAAGAACGTGCACGGCAACACCGTCGATTTTCTCGGCGAGGCGATCGTGGCCGGTCGCTATGCGGTGGGCAGCTCGATCCCGCCCGAGCCTCTGCTGTGCGAGGAGCTTGGGGTCAGTCGCACGGTGGTGCGCGAGTCCGTCAAATCGCTGGCGGCCAAGGGGTTGATTCACACCGGCCCGAAGGTGGGGACCCGCGTCCTGCCGTCCGATGACTGGAACTGGTTCGATTCGGACGTGATCGCCTGGCAATCCAGGGTGGGGCTGAGCCGTGAATTCATTCGTGACCTGCAGGACCTGCGCCGTGTCGTCGAGCCGGCCGCGGTTCGGCTGGCCGCAGAGCGCGCCACGGACGAAGATATCGCGGGCATCGAAGACGCCTATGCCGGCATGAAGCGTGCTGTGCTGCAGGGCGGGGACTATGTGACCTTCGATCTGCGTTTTCACCAGGGATTGCTGCGCGCCTCGCACAACCGCCTGCTGGTGCAGATGAGCAAGGCACTGGGCGCCTTGCTGCGCACCAGCTTCGAGATATCCACCAGCAAGAAGAACGGCCCGCGCCGTTCCCTGCCGCTGCACCGTGCCGTGCTCGATGCCGTGATTGCCCGGAACCCACCCGGCGCCGAACAGGCGATCCTGGTGCTCATCGATGGTGCACACCAGGATATCGAACAGGTGCTCGCCTCGCGCCGCCGTCTGCCGCGCCTGGGCCGGCCCGCACTGCAGCTCAAGGCGGCGGCACCTGTATGA
- a CDS encoding glucose 1-dehydrogenase: MITSTSFRLDGRIALVTGSSGGIGFALARGLGQAGATVVLNGRNAGKLEQAAAALRGEGLQVHTRVFDVTQAASVQAAVDDIESTLGAIEILVNNAGMQIRGPLQDFPEPDWHQLMRTNVDSVFFVGQAVARKMIPRGRGKIINICSVQSELGRPGIAPYTASKGAVKMLTKGMAIDWGPHGINVNGLGPGYFKTELTEKLVADEQFTAWLLGRTPSRRWGDVEDLAGAAVFLASDAAGFVNGHILYVDGGVTATL; this comes from the coding sequence ATGATCACATCCACCTCCTTTCGCCTGGACGGGCGCATCGCCCTCGTCACCGGCTCCTCCGGGGGTATCGGCTTCGCGCTGGCGCGCGGACTGGGCCAGGCGGGCGCCACCGTGGTACTGAACGGCCGCAATGCCGGCAAGCTGGAGCAGGCGGCTGCGGCGCTGCGCGGCGAAGGACTGCAGGTCCATACCCGCGTCTTTGACGTCACGCAGGCTGCGTCCGTGCAGGCGGCGGTGGACGATATCGAGAGCACGCTGGGGGCCATCGAAATCCTGGTCAACAATGCCGGCATGCAGATTCGCGGGCCGCTGCAAGACTTCCCCGAGCCCGACTGGCACCAGCTCATGCGCACCAATGTGGACAGCGTGTTTTTCGTGGGCCAGGCCGTGGCCCGCAAAATGATTCCACGCGGGCGCGGCAAGATCATCAACATCTGCTCGGTGCAAAGCGAACTGGGCCGGCCCGGCATCGCGCCCTATACCGCCAGCAAGGGTGCCGTCAAGATGCTGACCAAGGGCATGGCGATCGACTGGGGGCCGCATGGCATCAATGTCAACGGCCTGGGTCCGGGTTATTTCAAGACCGAGCTGACCGAAAAGCTGGTGGCCGACGAGCAGTTCACGGCCTGGCTGCTGGGGCGCACCCCGAGTCGGCGCTGGGGCGATGTGGAAGACCTCGCCGGTGCGGCGGTGTTTTTGGCGAGTGACGCGGCCGGCTTTGTGAACGGCCATATCCTCTATGTGGATGGCGGCGTGACCGCCACCCTTTGA
- a CDS encoding DEAD/DEAH box helicase — protein sequence MNFEELNLAPAIVKAVHELGYETPTAIQAQAIPVVLDGHDMLGGAQTGTGKTAAFVLPMLQRLSAAEAPKNKFGGKGIRALVLTPTRELAAQVEESVRTYGKYLELTSTVVFGGVGMNPQITKVKKGVDILVATPGRLLDLLQQGVLDLGQVQILVLDEADRMLDMGFIHDVKKVLAVVPKDKQSLLFSATFSDEIRDLADTLLKNPQSIQVTPRNTTVQRITQVIHPVGRGKKKALLAHIIQEQNWSQVLVFTRTKFGANNVAEFLTKNGIQAMALHGNKSQAARTQALSGFKSGDIRALVATDIAARGIDIDDLPHVVNYEIPNVSEDYVHRIGRTGRAGADGAAVNLVCLDEEGFMQDIERFTKQQIAVKIIEGFMPEPGEKAEPIAMGRQTIWGGAGKPPSRDVMQAAAKAARSEMMQRVRDNKATQGDRGGNGNGRGGPRGGQRSSAPHSDPAARGPRPAQGRGRSGGGNGGGYRDGAGAGQPDHNRTASGANLNPAPRAPQGGQPDPMRTSVDSMAEQRGRRSGGGFGGGNRNGGSYGGSGGGTGGFGGRGNGSRGPGGSRGSFGR from the coding sequence ATGAACTTTGAAGAATTAAACCTGGCTCCGGCCATCGTCAAGGCTGTGCACGAGCTTGGCTACGAGACCCCCACGGCCATTCAGGCACAAGCCATTCCGGTGGTGCTGGACGGGCACGACATGCTCGGCGGCGCCCAGACCGGCACCGGCAAGACGGCAGCCTTCGTGCTGCCCATGCTGCAGCGGCTGAGCGCGGCCGAGGCGCCCAAGAACAAGTTCGGCGGCAAGGGCATCCGCGCCCTGGTGCTGACGCCCACGCGGGAGCTGGCCGCGCAGGTTGAGGAATCGGTCCGGACCTATGGCAAATATCTGGAGTTGACCTCGACCGTAGTGTTTGGCGGCGTCGGCATGAACCCCCAGATCACGAAGGTCAAAAAGGGCGTCGACATCCTGGTCGCCACCCCGGGCCGTCTGCTGGATTTGCTGCAGCAAGGCGTGCTGGACCTCGGTCAGGTGCAGATCCTGGTGCTCGACGAGGCCGACCGCATGCTGGACATGGGCTTCATCCACGACGTCAAGAAAGTGCTGGCCGTGGTGCCCAAGGACAAGCAAAGCCTGCTGTTCTCCGCCACCTTCAGCGACGAGATCCGCGACCTGGCCGACACCCTGCTGAAGAATCCGCAGAGCATCCAGGTCACGCCGCGCAACACCACGGTGCAGCGCATCACCCAGGTGATTCACCCGGTCGGCCGCGGCAAGAAAAAGGCGCTGCTGGCGCACATCATCCAGGAACAGAACTGGAGCCAGGTACTGGTCTTCACGCGCACCAAGTTCGGCGCCAACAACGTGGCCGAGTTTCTGACCAAGAACGGCATCCAGGCGATGGCCCTGCACGGCAACAAGAGCCAGGCGGCACGCACGCAGGCGCTGAGCGGCTTCAAGAGCGGCGACATTCGCGCGCTGGTGGCCACCGACATTGCTGCGCGCGGGATCGACATCGACGATCTGCCGCACGTGGTGAACTATGAAATCCCGAACGTCAGCGAAGACTACGTGCACCGCATCGGCCGCACCGGTCGCGCAGGAGCCGACGGCGCCGCCGTGAACCTGGTGTGCCTGGACGAAGAAGGCTTCATGCAGGACATCGAACGCTTCACCAAGCAGCAAATCGCTGTCAAGATCATCGAGGGCTTCATGCCGGAACCCGGCGAAAAAGCCGAGCCGATTGCCATGGGCCGCCAGACCATCTGGGGCGGCGCGGGCAAACCGCCGAGCCGCGACGTCATGCAGGCCGCGGCCAAGGCCGCGCGCAGCGAGATGATGCAGCGCGTGCGCGACAACAAGGCGACCCAGGGCGACCGCGGCGGCAACGGCAATGGCCGTGGCGGCCCGCGCGGCGGCCAGCGCAGCAGCGCGCCGCACAGTGACCCGGCAGCGCGCGGGCCGCGTCCTGCCCAGGGCCGCGGACGCTCGGGGGGTGGCAACGGCGGCGGTTACCGTGACGGCGCGGGCGCGGGCCAACCCGATCACAATCGGACGGCCAGCGGCGCCAACCTGAATCCGGCGCCGCGTGCGCCCCAGGGTGGCCAGCCGGACCCGATGCGCACCAGCGTGGACAGCATGGCGGAACAACGCGGCCGCAGGAGTGGCGGCGGTTTCGGTGGCGGCAATCGCAATGGAGGCTCTTATGGCGGATCAGGCGGCGGCACGGGTGGCTTTGGTGGCCGGGGCAACGGGTCTCGTGGGCCGGGAGGTTCTCGCGGCTCTTTTGGCCGATAA
- a CDS encoding 2-hydroxyacid dehydrogenase has translation MSKPEILVAAKLWPPYMEALRAAYVVHDRLHQTDPVAFAAAAPRIRAIAASGESKVPRGLMDQLPALEVISVFGVGYDGVDVAAARERGVPVTHTPDVLTDDVADMGLALLLAVARRIPQADRFVRAGQWPGGPAPLGRKVSGARLGIVGLGRIGQAIARRAEGFGMSIAYTARREKPATAYRYYPTSQALAAEVDFLMVITPGGDATRGLINAQVLTALGPKGYLINVARGSVVDQAALIHALEQGQIAGAALDVFEDEPNVPPALAARDDVVLTPHVASATWQTRRAMADLAFGNLQAHFAGQPLLTPVPQ, from the coding sequence TTGTCAAAACCCGAAATCCTGGTCGCTGCGAAATTATGGCCACCCTATATGGAAGCCTTGCGGGCCGCCTATGTGGTGCATGATCGCCTGCATCAGACCGATCCGGTCGCCTTTGCGGCGGCCGCGCCGCGCATCCGTGCCATTGCCGCCAGTGGCGAATCCAAAGTACCGCGGGGCCTGATGGACCAGTTGCCGGCGCTCGAGGTCATCTCCGTATTTGGCGTGGGCTACGACGGTGTGGACGTGGCGGCAGCGCGCGAGCGTGGCGTGCCGGTCACGCATACCCCCGACGTGCTGACGGACGACGTGGCCGACATGGGCCTGGCGCTGTTGCTTGCTGTGGCGCGGCGCATCCCGCAAGCGGACCGGTTCGTGCGTGCCGGCCAGTGGCCGGGCGGCCCGGCGCCTTTGGGCCGCAAGGTCAGCGGCGCGCGGCTCGGCATCGTCGGACTTGGGCGCATTGGTCAGGCCATTGCGCGCCGCGCCGAGGGCTTTGGCATGAGCATCGCCTACACGGCGCGTCGTGAAAAACCGGCAACGGCCTACCGCTACTACCCTACATCACAGGCGCTGGCGGCCGAGGTCGACTTCCTGATGGTCATCACGCCGGGCGGAGACGCGACGCGCGGGCTCATCAATGCGCAAGTGCTGACGGCACTCGGGCCCAAGGGTTACCTCATCAATGTCGCGCGCGGCTCGGTGGTCGATCAGGCCGCGTTGATCCACGCCCTGGAGCAGGGGCAGATCGCCGGGGCGGCGCTCGATGTGTTTGAAGACGAGCCGAATGTACCGCCCGCGCTGGCCGCGCGCGACGATGTGGTGCTGACGCCGCACGTGGCCAGCGCGACCTGGCAGACGCGCCGCGCCATGGCGGATCTGGCTTTTGGCAATTTGCAGGCCCATTTCGCGGGCCAGCCCCTGCTCACACCGGTGCCGCAATGA
- a CDS encoding L-idonate 5-dehydrogenase, which translates to MRALVCHAPLDLRLDAFAADEPGPQQLQVRVAFGGICGSDLHYFQHGGFGAVRIREPMVLGHEVSGVVAAVGSGVGGFEPGQRIAISPSRPCGVCRFCQQGLHNHCVDMRFYGSAMRFPHVQGAFREMLVIDATQAHAIADDLPLSEAALVEPLSVGLHAIARAGSVFGKRVLVTGCGPIGALLIAGLRRAGAAEIVAADIADLPLACALKMGADKTINLAQNPDALAPYAAGKGQFDVLFEASGSDKALRSGLEVVAPRGVIVTIGLGGDISLPLNVLVGKEIDLRGTFRFQAEFAVAVAFLNQRLIDARPVISDTLAFDRAPEAFKLAGDKRQSMKVQIAFDQALA; encoded by the coding sequence ATGCGCGCACTGGTCTGTCATGCCCCGCTCGATTTGCGTCTGGATGCCTTTGCTGCGGACGAGCCCGGGCCGCAGCAATTGCAGGTTCGTGTTGCCTTTGGCGGCATCTGCGGCTCCGACCTGCACTACTTCCAGCACGGTGGTTTTGGCGCCGTGCGCATCAGGGAACCCATGGTTCTCGGGCACGAAGTCTCGGGCGTCGTGGCCGCGGTGGGCAGCGGCGTTGGCGGCTTCGAGCCGGGCCAGCGCATTGCGATCTCGCCGTCGCGTCCCTGTGGCGTGTGCCGGTTTTGCCAGCAGGGCTTGCACAACCATTGCGTGGACATGCGCTTTTATGGCAGCGCCATGCGCTTTCCGCACGTGCAGGGTGCGTTTCGCGAGATGCTGGTGATCGACGCCACCCAGGCCCATGCGATTGCCGACGATTTGCCACTGTCCGAGGCGGCGCTGGTCGAGCCCCTGTCGGTGGGTCTGCACGCCATTGCCCGGGCCGGTTCGGTCTTTGGCAAGCGCGTGCTGGTCACCGGCTGCGGCCCGATCGGCGCCTTGCTGATTGCCGGATTGCGCCGCGCCGGTGCGGCCGAGATCGTGGCCGCCGACATTGCCGATCTGCCGTTGGCCTGTGCTTTGAAAATGGGGGCCGACAAAACCATCAACCTCGCGCAGAACCCCGACGCACTGGCGCCCTACGCAGCGGGCAAAGGGCAGTTCGACGTGCTGTTCGAAGCCTCGGGCAGCGACAAGGCGCTGCGCAGCGGCCTGGAGGTGGTGGCGCCGCGCGGCGTGATCGTGACCATCGGCCTGGGGGGCGATATTTCGCTGCCGCTCAACGTGCTGGTGGGCAAGGAGATCGACCTGCGCGGCACCTTCCGTTTTCAGGCCGAGTTTGCCGTGGCCGTGGCGTTTCTGAACCAGCGCCTGATCGACGCACGTCCGGTGATCAGCGACACCCTGGCCTTTGATCGGGCGCCCGAGGCCTTTAAACTTGCCGGCGACAAGCGCCAGTCCATGAAAGTCCAGATCGCTTTTGATCAGGCGCTGGCCTGA
- a CDS encoding ABC transporter ATP-binding protein, giving the protein MASVSFRSVEKNFDKTKIIHGISFDIADGEFVVLVGPSGCGKSTLLRMLAGLEDISGGEIAVDDRVVNDVESKDRDIAMVFQSYALYPHMTVRDNMAFSLKLRRAEAALTEQRVGNAARILNLDPLLDRFPRELSGGQRQRVAMGRAIVRDPKVFLFDEPLSNLDAKLRVSMRAEIKSLHQRLKTTTVYVTHDQIEAMTLADRIVVMHDGVVEQIGTPLELFDRPGNLFVAQFIGSPAMNILQGTLRKSEGRCWVEAQGQQWPMGPVAAGQNGQAIHYGVRPGDLAVSTSGQGIPARVVVVEPTGAETELLLEVGSTRVIVVMHGRTTARPDDVIRLEIDAAKAHLFDETSGARLA; this is encoded by the coding sequence ATGGCATCCGTATCGTTTCGCAGTGTCGAAAAAAACTTCGACAAGACCAAGATCATTCACGGCATCAGCTTCGACATTGCCGACGGCGAGTTCGTGGTGCTGGTCGGGCCTTCGGGCTGCGGCAAATCGACCTTGCTGCGCATGCTGGCGGGCCTGGAAGACATCAGCGGCGGTGAGATTGCCGTGGATGACCGGGTGGTGAATGACGTCGAGTCCAAGGACCGCGACATTGCCATGGTGTTCCAGAGCTACGCGCTGTACCCGCACATGACCGTGCGCGACAACATGGCCTTCAGCCTCAAGCTGCGCCGGGCCGAGGCGGCGCTGACCGAGCAGCGGGTCGGCAATGCGGCGCGCATTCTGAACCTCGACCCCCTGCTCGACCGTTTCCCGCGGGAGCTGTCGGGTGGCCAGCGCCAGCGCGTCGCGATGGGGCGCGCGATCGTGCGGGACCCCAAGGTTTTCCTGTTTGACGAGCCGCTGTCCAATCTCGATGCCAAGCTGCGCGTGTCCATGCGCGCCGAGATCAAGTCGCTGCACCAGCGGCTCAAGACGACGACGGTGTACGTGACACACGACCAGATCGAAGCCATGACCCTGGCGGACCGGATCGTGGTGATGCACGACGGCGTCGTCGAGCAGATCGGCACGCCGCTCGAATTGTTCGATCGCCCTGGCAATCTGTTTGTGGCCCAGTTCATCGGCTCTCCCGCCATGAATATTTTGCAAGGCACGCTGCGTAAATCCGAAGGCCGGTGCTGGGTGGAAGCGCAGGGTCAGCAATGGCCGATGGGCCCGGTGGCTGCGGGCCAGAATGGCCAGGCGATCCACTACGGAGTGCGGCCAGGCGACCTGGCCGTCTCCACGTCGGGGCAGGGCATTCCAGCCAGGGTCGTCGTGGTCGAGCCGACAGGCGCCGAAACGGAATTGCTGCTGGAGGTAGGGAGCACCCGTGTGATCGTAGTCATGCACGGTCGCACCACCGCCCGGCCTGACGACGTCATCCGTCTGGAAATTGATGCGGCCAAAGCCCATCTCTTCGATGAGACCAGCGGCGCGCGGCTGGCATGA
- a CDS encoding NAD(P)H-binding protein, translating into MADQAAARVALVAGATGLVGREVLAALLADKAYSKVHCVGRRAPPVTHRKLTCHTVDLKALPALPPVDDVYIALGTTIKVAGSQAAFRAVDYEAVVAVAQAARASGATKLGVVSAMGANPRSAVFYNRVKGEMQEAVCKLGFDSVVIVQPSFIAGDRGSLQQPGRSAEGWALSAMRWLDPLVPANYKTIRAEQVARALIGAVKAGQPGVQRILSGRMQAP; encoded by the coding sequence ATGGCGGATCAGGCGGCGGCACGGGTGGCTTTGGTGGCCGGGGCAACGGGTCTCGTGGGCCGGGAGGTTCTCGCGGCTCTTTTGGCCGATAAGGCGTATTCAAAGGTTCACTGCGTGGGCCGCCGCGCCCCGCCTGTCACCCACCGCAAGCTGACTTGCCACACGGTCGACCTCAAAGCCCTGCCGGCCCTGCCTCCTGTGGACGATGTCTACATCGCGCTGGGCACGACCATCAAGGTGGCGGGCAGCCAAGCCGCCTTCCGGGCCGTGGATTACGAGGCAGTTGTGGCTGTAGCCCAGGCTGCGCGTGCGTCTGGCGCTACTAAATTAGGAGTCGTCAGCGCCATGGGCGCGAACCCTCGATCGGCTGTGTTCTACAACCGCGTCAAGGGTGAGATGCAAGAGGCTGTTTGCAAACTGGGCTTTGACTCCGTCGTGATCGTGCAGCCGTCTTTCATTGCGGGCGATCGCGGCAGCCTGCAGCAGCCAGGCCGCAGCGCCGAAGGATGGGCCCTGTCCGCCATGCGCTGGCTTGATCCACTGGTTCCCGCCAATTACAAGACCATTCGAGCGGAGCAGGTCGCCCGCGCTTTGATCGGGGCCGTCAAGGCCGGGCAGCCGGGCGTGCAACGGATTCTCTCGGGCCGCATGCAGGCGCCTTGA
- a CDS encoding ABC transporter substrate-binding protein, which translates to MKFKLVATAALMTAALMASGYASAQETLTVWWVKGFYKSEDDALFAAIKKFEAKTKVKVELSQYAIQDTIPKTVAALDSGSPPDVAYSDVYDFQVTGKWAYDGKLEDISDVINPIKDRFEPSALGTTYLYNNVTKKKAYYAFPLKQQTMHIEYWIDMLNEAGYKESDIPTDWKGYWSFWCNKVQPAYRKKTGSRTYGIGVPMGVDSSDSFYSFLTFADAYNVHMVDDNGKLLLDDPKVRTGLIGALTDYTRPYVEGCTPPSSTSWKDPDNNVAFHNKTTIMTHNATISIAAKWLDDMNNEALKPEQRAIAKKNYYELIRTAGFPNKPDGSKMQYRAAVKTGVIFKDSKNKARAKEFVSFLLQEENLTPYVEGSLGRWFPVTKVAQQSPFWKADRHRLSVYNQFMAGTVNFEFTKNYKFTIVNNENVWAKAMNRVVNDKVPVDKAVDEMIARIKTIAG; encoded by the coding sequence ATGAAGTTCAAGCTAGTTGCCACTGCGGCGCTCATGACCGCGGCGCTGATGGCGTCCGGGTATGCGAGCGCCCAGGAAACGCTCACCGTATGGTGGGTCAAGGGGTTTTACAAATCCGAGGACGACGCGCTGTTTGCCGCGATCAAGAAGTTCGAGGCCAAGACCAAGGTCAAGGTCGAGCTCTCCCAGTACGCGATACAGGACACCATTCCCAAGACGGTGGCGGCACTGGATTCGGGCAGCCCGCCCGACGTGGCCTATTCGGATGTCTACGACTTTCAGGTCACCGGGAAATGGGCGTACGACGGCAAGCTCGAGGACATCAGCGACGTCATCAACCCGATCAAGGACAGGTTTGAACCCAGCGCGCTGGGGACCACCTATCTCTACAACAACGTCACCAAGAAGAAGGCCTACTACGCTTTCCCGCTCAAGCAGCAGACCATGCACATCGAGTACTGGATCGACATGCTCAATGAGGCCGGCTACAAGGAATCCGACATTCCGACGGACTGGAAAGGCTATTGGTCGTTCTGGTGCAACAAGGTGCAGCCCGCCTACCGCAAGAAGACCGGTTCGCGCACCTACGGCATCGGCGTGCCCATGGGCGTTGACAGTAGCGACTCGTTCTACTCGTTCCTGACATTTGCTGATGCATACAACGTGCATATGGTCGACGACAACGGCAAGCTGCTGCTGGACGATCCGAAGGTGCGCACGGGCCTGATCGGCGCGCTGACCGACTACACCCGACCCTACGTTGAAGGCTGCACCCCGCCGTCGTCCACCAGCTGGAAGGACCCGGACAACAATGTGGCCTTCCACAACAAGACCACCATCATGACGCACAACGCGACGATTTCGATCGCGGCGAAATGGCTGGACGACATGAACAACGAAGCGCTCAAGCCCGAGCAGCGCGCCATCGCCAAGAAAAACTACTATGAGCTGATTCGCACGGCCGGCTTCCCGAACAAACCGGACGGCAGCAAGATGCAGTACCGTGCAGCCGTGAAAACGGGCGTGATTTTCAAGGACTCCAAGAACAAGGCGCGTGCCAAGGAGTTCGTCAGTTTCCTGCTGCAGGAAGAAAACCTGACGCCTTATGTGGAAGGCTCTCTGGGCCGCTGGTTCCCGGTCACCAAGGTGGCGCAGCAAAGCCCGTTCTGGAAGGCCGATCGGCATCGCCTGTCGGTATACAACCAGTTTATGGCCGGAACGGTGAACTTTGAGTTCACCAAGAACTACAAGTTCACCATTGTGAATAACGAAAATGTGTGGGCCAAGGCCATGAACCGTGTTGTCAACGACAAGGTTCCGGTGGACAAAGCCGTTGATGAAATGATCGCGCGCATCAAGACCATCGCTGGCTAG
- a CDS encoding carbohydrate ABC transporter permease produces the protein MSTITLDQGRPPALAAARRMSSWQFWGLVLVVPYLLIFLVFVIYPVGYGLWLARHPHSYVKLVEDPIFVRTVLNTLVFLIIGVNIKMLIALALSGFFVQTRSWIKWLSVLFILPWAMPSIPTILSVRFMLNPDWGVVNSLIFRLTGADGPNWLNDPLLALTCAILMHIWKSLPFWTLILIAGRLSIPAEQYEAASVDGASNWQKFKFITWPSMRTLYLTSTILSMIWTLGDFNSVYLLTGGGPADLTHVLATLGIRYLRLDQVDLSMASIVVAMPLVLPLIYFMMKRLSK, from the coding sequence ATGAGCACAATTACTCTCGATCAGGGGCGGCCGCCTGCTCTAGCAGCAGCCCGGAGAATGTCTTCATGGCAATTCTGGGGGCTGGTGCTGGTGGTGCCCTATCTCCTGATTTTTCTTGTCTTTGTGATTTATCCCGTGGGCTACGGCTTGTGGCTGGCGCGTCATCCACACAGCTACGTCAAGCTGGTTGAAGATCCCATTTTTGTGCGCACGGTGCTCAACACCTTGGTGTTTTTGATCATCGGTGTCAACATCAAGATGTTGATCGCGCTGGCCTTGTCCGGTTTTTTTGTGCAAACCCGAAGCTGGATCAAGTGGCTCTCGGTGCTGTTCATCCTGCCATGGGCGATGCCCTCGATCCCCACCATCTTGTCGGTCCGTTTCATGCTCAATCCGGATTGGGGTGTGGTCAATTCGCTGATCTTTCGCCTGACCGGTGCCGATGGCCCGAACTGGTTGAACGACCCGCTGCTTGCGTTGACGTGCGCGATTCTGATGCACATCTGGAAATCCCTGCCGTTCTGGACCCTGATCCTGATTGCGGGGCGCTTGTCGATTCCGGCCGAGCAGTATGAAGCCGCCTCGGTGGATGGCGCCTCGAACTGGCAAAAATTCAAATTTATCACCTGGCCCTCCATGAGGACGCTGTACCTGACCTCCACCATTTTGTCGATGATCTGGACCTTGGGCGACTTCAACAGCGTGTACCTGCTCACGGGGGGCGGGCCGGCTGATCTGACGCATGTGCTGGCGACCCTGGGCATCCGCTACCTGAGGCTGGACCAGGTGGATTTGTCGATGGCGTCCATCGTCGTGGCCATGCCGCTGGTGCTGCCGCTGATTTATTTCATGATGAAACGGTTGTCCAAATGA